A genomic window from Glycine soja cultivar W05 chromosome 10, ASM419377v2, whole genome shotgun sequence includes:
- the LOC114370391 gene encoding glucomannan 4-beta-mannosyltransferase 9-like isoform X1, translating to MDRLSSAATFKSMHYGSASQMGLIWQQARAPLVVPLMKLLVVLCLAMSLMLFVERVYMGIVIIFVKLFRYKPEKKYKWEPLRDDLEFGNSAYPMVLVQIPMYNEKEVYQLSIGAACGLSWPSDRIIIQVLDDSTDPIIKNMVEMECQRWASKGVNIKYEIRKNRNGYKAGALKEGMKHSYVNLCDYVAIFDADFQPEPNFLWRTIPFLAHNPEVALVQARWKFVNADECLMTRMQEMSLDYHFLVEQEVGSSTYAFFGFNGTAGVWRISALNEAGGWKDRTTVEDMDLAVRAGLKGGKFVYLSDLKVKSELPSTFKAYRYQQHRWSCGPANLFKKMAMEIMRNKKVSMWKKLYVIYSFFFVRKIVAHVVTFVFYCVIMPATVLFPEVEVPKWGAVYIPSIITLLNAVGTPRSIHLLVFWILFENVMSMHRTKATLTGLLEAGRVNEWVVTEKLGDALKTKSGGKAARKSRIRIGERLHFLELLVGAYLFFCACYDLKYGKNHYFIYLFLQSMAFFVAGVGYVGTFVPNS from the exons ATGGATCGGCTTTCATCAGCAGCTACATTTAAGAGCATGCACTATGGCAGTGCAAGCCAAATGGGTTTGATTTGGCAACAAGCCAGGGCACCCCTGGTGGTTCCATTGATGAAATTGCTAGTGGTTTTGTGCCTAGCCATGTCACTTATGTTGTTTGTGGAGAGAGTTTATATGGGCATAGTCATAATCTTTGTCAAGTTGTTTAGGTACAAGCCTGAAAAGAAGTATAAATGGGAGCCACTCAGGGATGACCTTGAGTTTGGAAACTCTGCATACCCTATGGTCTTGGTGCAAATTCCAATGTACAATGAGAAAGAG GTGTATCAATTATCAATTGGAGCTGCATGTGGGCTATCATGGCCATCTGATAGGATTATTATTCAAGTTCTTGATGATTCCACTGACCCAATCATTAAG AATATGGTGGAGATGGAATGCCAGAGATGGGCCAGTAAAGGTGTAAACATAAAGTATGAGATCAGAAAGAACAGAAATGGTTACAAAGCTGGGGCTCTCAAAGAAGGCATGAAGCACAGCTATGTGAATTTGTGTGACTATGTGGCCATCTTTGATGCTGATTTCCAACCTGAGCCTAACTTCCTTTGGCGCACTATACCGTTCCTGGCTCACAACCCCGAAGTTGCACTAGTCCAAGCTCGATGGAAATTCG TTAATGCTGATGAATGCTTAATGACAAGAATGCAAGAGATGTCATTGGATTATCATTTCCTTGTGGAGCAGGAAGTTGGGTCCTCAACCTATGCCTTCTTCGGTTTCAATG GCACAGCTGGTGTGTGGAGAATTTCAGCATTAAATGAAGCTGGTGGATGGAAGGACCGCACAACAGTGGAAGACATGGATCTGGCTGTCCGTGCTGGTCTCAAAGGCGGGAAATTTGTGTATCTTAGCGATCTCAAG GTGAAAAGTGAATTGCCAAGTACCTTCAAAGCCTATCGTTATCAGCAGCACAGGTGGTCATGTGGCCCAGCTAATCTTTTCAAGAAAATGGCAATGGAAATAATGAGAAACAAG AAAGTCTCCATGTGGAAGAAGTTATATGTGATTTATAGTTTCTTCTTTGTCCGGAAAATTGTTGCTCATGTGGTCACATTTGTATTCTACTGTGTGATTATGCCAGCAACTGTTCTATTTCCAGAAGTGGAAGTCCCCAAGTGGGGTGCTGTGTATATACCTTCTATCATCACACTCCTTAATGCAGTTGGAACTCCAAG GTCAATCCACTTGCTGGTATTCTGGATACTCTTTGAAAATGTTATGTCAATGCATAGGACCAAGGCTACACTTACAGGTTTGTTAGAGGCAGGGAGAGTAAATGAATGGGTAGTTACTGAGAAATTGGGAGATGCTCTTAAAACAAAATCAGGTGGTAAAGCAGCTAGGAAGTCTCGTATCAGGATTGGTGAAAG GCTTCATTTCCTGGAACTTCTTGTGGGGGCCTATCTCTTTTTCTGTGCATGCTATGATCTTAAATATGGGAAGAACCACTACTTCATATATCTTTTTCTGCAATCTATGGCCTTCTTTGTTGCGGGGGTTGGCTATGTTGGCACCTTTGTTCCAAATTCATAG
- the LOC114370391 gene encoding glucomannan 4-beta-mannosyltransferase 9-like isoform X2, whose translation MVLVQIPMYNEKEVYQLSIGAACGLSWPSDRIIIQVLDDSTDPIIKNMVEMECQRWASKGVNIKYEIRKNRNGYKAGALKEGMKHSYVNLCDYVAIFDADFQPEPNFLWRTIPFLAHNPEVALVQARWKFVNADECLMTRMQEMSLDYHFLVEQEVGSSTYAFFGFNGTAGVWRISALNEAGGWKDRTTVEDMDLAVRAGLKGGKFVYLSDLKVKSELPSTFKAYRYQQHRWSCGPANLFKKMAMEIMRNKKVSMWKKLYVIYSFFFVRKIVAHVVTFVFYCVIMPATVLFPEVEVPKWGAVYIPSIITLLNAVGTPRSIHLLVFWILFENVMSMHRTKATLTGLLEAGRVNEWVVTEKLGDALKTKSGGKAARKSRIRIGERLHFLELLVGAYLFFCACYDLKYGKNHYFIYLFLQSMAFFVAGVGYVGTFVPNS comes from the exons ATGGTCTTGGTGCAAATTCCAATGTACAATGAGAAAGAG GTGTATCAATTATCAATTGGAGCTGCATGTGGGCTATCATGGCCATCTGATAGGATTATTATTCAAGTTCTTGATGATTCCACTGACCCAATCATTAAG AATATGGTGGAGATGGAATGCCAGAGATGGGCCAGTAAAGGTGTAAACATAAAGTATGAGATCAGAAAGAACAGAAATGGTTACAAAGCTGGGGCTCTCAAAGAAGGCATGAAGCACAGCTATGTGAATTTGTGTGACTATGTGGCCATCTTTGATGCTGATTTCCAACCTGAGCCTAACTTCCTTTGGCGCACTATACCGTTCCTGGCTCACAACCCCGAAGTTGCACTAGTCCAAGCTCGATGGAAATTCG TTAATGCTGATGAATGCTTAATGACAAGAATGCAAGAGATGTCATTGGATTATCATTTCCTTGTGGAGCAGGAAGTTGGGTCCTCAACCTATGCCTTCTTCGGTTTCAATG GCACAGCTGGTGTGTGGAGAATTTCAGCATTAAATGAAGCTGGTGGATGGAAGGACCGCACAACAGTGGAAGACATGGATCTGGCTGTCCGTGCTGGTCTCAAAGGCGGGAAATTTGTGTATCTTAGCGATCTCAAG GTGAAAAGTGAATTGCCAAGTACCTTCAAAGCCTATCGTTATCAGCAGCACAGGTGGTCATGTGGCCCAGCTAATCTTTTCAAGAAAATGGCAATGGAAATAATGAGAAACAAG AAAGTCTCCATGTGGAAGAAGTTATATGTGATTTATAGTTTCTTCTTTGTCCGGAAAATTGTTGCTCATGTGGTCACATTTGTATTCTACTGTGTGATTATGCCAGCAACTGTTCTATTTCCAGAAGTGGAAGTCCCCAAGTGGGGTGCTGTGTATATACCTTCTATCATCACACTCCTTAATGCAGTTGGAACTCCAAG GTCAATCCACTTGCTGGTATTCTGGATACTCTTTGAAAATGTTATGTCAATGCATAGGACCAAGGCTACACTTACAGGTTTGTTAGAGGCAGGGAGAGTAAATGAATGGGTAGTTACTGAGAAATTGGGAGATGCTCTTAAAACAAAATCAGGTGGTAAAGCAGCTAGGAAGTCTCGTATCAGGATTGGTGAAAG GCTTCATTTCCTGGAACTTCTTGTGGGGGCCTATCTCTTTTTCTGTGCATGCTATGATCTTAAATATGGGAAGAACCACTACTTCATATATCTTTTTCTGCAATCTATGGCCTTCTTTGTTGCGGGGGTTGGCTATGTTGGCACCTTTGTTCCAAATTCATAG
- the LOC114369631 gene encoding uncharacterized protein LOC114369631, whose translation MVNLQKVEQHVTTEGQRKKNKRKKQVLVPRPACSWVYFSKEFIKEYIASHPESPGLKAATKAASNAWKSMSLEEKEKYARHAREVWDGYLSSGAAPNPKPRKQTKLVTRCSPGRLFKVLQRLTPEQKEAVKSMGFGSLLGLRCRTLRRSLCLWLLERFDTTNCSLEICNVDVPLTPNDVEMVLGLSASGKEVVNSGPEDMISDLRNSYNAINHGISVRLLEEQLATAESGDDFKRSFVLYVLGTLLCPTARLDVSPSFLHFLTNMDLVHQYNWGKFLLDRLVREVLRFHQGKQRTVGGCLLFLQLFYYENISLEGSSAPVPTIVPYLFSWGEEEIAEREKREKELGGYGSGELASKKKCHHMEFPEYRDHPDGPLITTEISRIGHGPLRPESNEEDIRGFPRNRTVLSGDVDLVVESIEAPCRNKEYGCNETVDCMTSNDHEVTCIYSPCVCPFQDCNYVGPFEQLALHFSSKHWDSGRQFKYNHPLAISLQMDEQFLVLQAEEDGVLFLLNKGTETNGNTVMITCIGPNSSKEGFIYEIVSCRGRSSLRLKSVAENFPGRMEDFPPVDFLLIPFNFLVSSRELNVDICIWNSTEHNVDCS comes from the exons ATGGTAAACCTACAAAAGGTTGAACAACATGTTACAACAGAAGGTCAAAGGAAAAAGAATAAGAGGAAGAAGCAAGTTTTGGTTCCTCGTCCTGCATGCTCATGGGTGTATTTTAG TAAAGAGTTTATCAAGGAGTACATTGCTTCCCATCCTGAGTCACCAGGCCTTAAAGCT gCAACAAAGGCTGCCTCAAATGCGTGGAAATCAATGAGCcttgaagagaaggaaaagTATGCTAGGCATGCACGTGAAGTGTGGGATGGCTACTTGAGTTCAGGTGCTGCCCCCAACCCCAAGCCAAGGAAACAG ACTAAACTGGTAACAAGATGCTCTCCTGGTCGCTTATTCAAAGTGTTACAGCGCCTCACACCTGAGCAGAAGGAGGCAGTTAAGAGCATGGGCTTTGGCAGCCTCCTTGGCCTTAGATGCCGAACGCTTCGACGCAGTTTGTGTCTTTGGTTATTGGAGAGATTTGACACTACTAATTGCAGCTTAGAGATCTGCAATGTGGACGTGCCATTAACTCCAAATGATGTAGAGATGGTATTGGGATTATCAGCCAGTGGTAAAGAAGTGGTGAACTCTGGTCCAGAAGACATGATTTCAGATTTACGTAACAGTTACAACGCGATAAATCATGGAATTTCAGTGCGACTTTTAGAGGAGCAGTTGGCAACTGCAGAGTCTGGAGATGATTTTAAGAGGTCATTTGTACTCTATGTGCTGGGAACGCTTCTGTGCCCAACAGCTAGGCTGGATGTTAGCCCGTCATTCCTCCACTTTTTGACAAATATGGATCTTGTACATCAGTATAACTGGGGTAAATTCTTGCTTGATAGGCTGGTTCGAGAGGTATTGCGCTTCCATCAAGGGAAGCAAAGAACTGTTGGTGGTTGTcttttatttttgcag CTTTTCTACTATGAGAACATATCTCTTGAAGGGTCTTCTGCTCCAGTTCCAACGATTGTTCCATATCTGTTTTCTTGGGGAGAGGAGGAGATTGCTGAGAGAGAAAAGCGAGAAAAGGAACTTGGCGGCTATGGTTCTGGGGAG CTAGCAAGCAAGAAGAAGTGCCATCATATGGAGTTCCCTGAGTATAGAGATCATCCAGATGGCCCACTGATCACCACAGAAATCAGTAGAATTGGGCATGGTCCTCTTAGACCAGAATCAAATGAG GAAGACATCCGTGGTTTTCCTAGGAATAGAACCGTGTTGAGTGGAGATGTGGATTTAGTAGTTGAATCAATTGAAGCTCCTTGTCGGAACAAAGAATATGGTTGCAATGAAACTGTGGATTGCATGACTAGCAATGACCATGAAGTGACATGCATCTATTCTCCATGTGTCTGTCCATTTCAAGACTGTAACTATGTTGGGCCATTTGAACAGTTGGCATTGCATTTCAGCAGTAAACACTGGGATTCCGGAAGACAATTCAAATATAATCATCCATTGGCTATCTCTTTACAGATGGATGAACAATTCCTTGTTCTCCAGGCAGAAGAAGATGGGGTTCTTTTTCTCCTCAACAAGGGCACAGAAACTAATGGGAATACAGTGATGATAACCTGTATTGGTccaaattcatcaaaagaaggATTTATTTATGAGATTGTTTCATGTAGGGGGAGAAGTTCTCTCAGATTAAAGTCTGTAGCTGAGAATTTTCCTGGTCGAATGGAGGATTTCCCCCCAGTAGATTTTCTTTTGATTCctttcaattttcttgtgtCTTCTAGGGAGCTCAATGTAGATATTTGTATATGGAATTCTACTGAGCATAATGTAGATTGCTCTTGA
- the LOC114369143 gene encoding conserved oligomeric Golgi complex subunit 1-like, translating into MRVSSPAAASPLPRADDHRISTIGSRDAESLFRSKPIAEIRKTEAATRKQIEDKKEELRQLVGNRYRDLIDSADSIVRMKGSCNGISGNIAVVHDRIRSLSQSQSQSQTKLHSQSRAWTYGAACRVKYIVDTPENIWGCLDEGMFLEAASRYVRAKYVHHHLFVDSDDQKKKFLSNFAMLQHQWQIVESFRAQISQRSRDRLLERGLAISAYSDALAAVAVIDELEPKQVLSLFLESRKSWISQILGNAGPGDASSLVVLVLCDVLGIIQVTVGQVGELFLQVLNDMPLFYKVILGSPPASQLFGGIPNPDEEVRLWKSFRDKLESIMAMLDKSYIADTCFAWLRECVSKISGRNLIDAVGSGQDLASAEKSIRETMESKQVLQGSLEWLKNVFGSEVELPWSRIRELVLEDESDLWDEIFEDAFVGRMKAIIDLRFRELTGAVDVVNSISAIGDLCTKLDDVQGYLNRPSTAGGVWFLESNAKKTGVASGFKVQPEESEFQYCLNAYFGPEVSRIRDAVDVSFQSILEDLLSFLESPKASRRLKDLAPYLQSKCYECVSSILMTLKKELDSLYAPTENGEVPTAVTVEKSLFIGRLLFAFQNHSKHIPLILGSPRFWVNGNASAVGKLPALVKQSRFGSDSAICDSPGRQTSLGSKRQNSSVVSALLGMREGASHELEELNKTIGDLCIRAYNLWILRISNELSAIVSQDLKQDDALSLSSPWRGWEDIIVKQDQSDENPPEMKISLPSMPSLYIISFLFRACEEVHRVGGHVLDKKILHKLASRLLEKVTGIFEDFLSTAESGVHQVSEKGVLQVLLDVKFATDVLSGGDSNMVGELSSNPKAKLPGRKKHDQSLTNSAIRERSNQLLNRLSQKLDPIDWLTYEPYLWENERQSYLRHAVLFGFFVQLNRMYTDTVQKLPTNSESNILRCSTVPRFKYLPISAPALSSRGTKKAFTPSSNEIALRSSWNSITNGDLSQKINLDDSSSLGVAAPLLKSFMQVGSRFGESTFKLGSILTDGQVGIFKDRSAAAMSSFGDILPAHAAGLLSSFTAPRSDS; encoded by the exons ATGCGAGTCTCATCCCCAGCCGCGGCGTCTCCGTTGCCTCGCGCCGATGACCACCGTATCTCCACCATCGGCAGCCGCGACGCCGAGTCCCTCTTCCGCTCGAAGCCCATCGCCGAGATCCGGAAGACGGAGGCGGCGACGCGGAAGCAGATCGAGGACAAGAAGGAGGAGCTCCGGCAACTCGTCGGCAACCGGTACCGCGACCTGATCGACTCCGCCGATTCCATCGTCCGCATGAAGGGCTCCTGCAACGGCATCTCCGGCAACATCGCCGTCGTACACGACCGCATCCGCTCCCTCTCCCAATCCCAATCCCAGTCCCAAACCAAGCTCCATTCCCAGTCCCGAGCCTGGACCTACGGCGCGGCCTGCCGCGTCAAGTACATCGTCGACACGCCCGAGAACATTTGGGGTTGCCTCGACGAAGGGATGTTTCTCGAGGCCGCGTCGCGCTACGTGCGTGCCAAGTACGTGCACCACCACTTGTTCGTCGATTCCGATGACCAGAAGAAGAAGTTCCTTTCCAATTTCGCAATGCTCCAGCACCAGTGGCAGATCGTCGAGAGCTTCAGGGCGCAGATCTCCCAGCGCAGCCGCGATCGCTTGCTCGAACGCGGCCTCGCCATTTCCGCTTACTCCGATGCGCTCGCCGCCGTCGCCGTCATCGATGAGCTCGAGCCTAAGCAG GTACTGAGCTTGTTTCTGGAATCGAGGAAGTCGTGGATATCACAGATTTTGGGGAATGCTGGTCCTGGTGATGCTTCCTCCTTGGTGGTTTTGGTCTTGTGTGATGTGTTGGGTATAATTCAGGTTACTGTGGGGCAGGTGGGTGAGTTGTTTTTGCAGGTGTTGAATGATATGCCACTTTTTTACAAGGTCATTCTGGGATCACCTCCAGCATCACAGCTGTTTGGTGGGATTCCCAATCCTGATGAGGAGGTTAGGCTTTGGAAGTCATTCAGAGATAAACTGGAATCAATCATGGCGATGCTTGATAAGAGTTACATTGCTGATACTTGTTTTGCATGGTTGAGGGAGTGTGTGAGCAAGATAAGTGGAAGAAATTTGATTGATGCTGTTGGTAGTGGCCAGGATTTGGCTTCTGCTGAGAAATCAATAAGGGAGACAATGGAAAGCAAACAAGTTCTGCAGGGGAGTCTGGAATGGCTCAAGAATGTTTTTGGCTCGGAGGTTGAGTTGCCATGGAGTAGGATTCGGGAACTTGTTTTGGAAGATGAATCAGATCTTTGGGATGAAATTTTTGAGGATGCTTTTGTTGGCAGGATGAAAGCAATCATTGACTTGAGATTTAGGGAGCTAACAGGTGCTGTTGATGTGGTGAACTCAATTTCTGCTATAGGTGACTTGTGTACCAAGCTAGATGATGTTCAGGGGTATTTGAACAGACCTTCTACGGCTGGTGGTGTTTGGTTTCTAGAATCAAATGCCAAAAAAACTGGAGTTGCTTCTGGGTTTAAAGTCCAGCCTGAAGAGAGCGAATTTCAGTATTGTCTTAATGCCTATTTTGGTCCTGAAGTAAGTCGAATCAGGGATGCAGTTGATGTTTCTTTTCAGAGCATCCTTGAGGATCTATTAAGTTTCTTAGAATCTCCAAAGGCTTCCCGAAGATTGAAGGATCTGGCACCATATCTGCAAAGTAAATGTTATGAATGTGTGTCTTCTATATTGATGACACTGAAAAAAGAGCTGGATAGTTTATATGCCCCAACAGAAAATGGCGAGGTGCCAACAGCGGTTACTGTTGAAAAATCTCTTTTCATTGGACGATTATTGTTTGCATTCCAAAATCATTCTAAACATATACCCTTGATACTTGGTTCTCCCAGATTTTGGGTTAATGGGAATGCATCTGCAGTTGGGAAATTACCAGCTCTGGTAAAACAATCTCGATTTGGGTCTGATTCTGCTATCTGTGATAGTCCGGGAAGACAAACGAGCCTTGGCTCTAAAAGACAAAATTCATCTGTCGTATCCGCTTTGCTTGGCATGAGAGAAGGTGCAAGCCATGAATTGGAAGAACTGAATAAGACCATTGGGGATCTTTGCATTAGAGCTTACAACTTGTGGATTTTACGGATCTCAAATGAACTTTCTGCCATTGTCTCTCAGGATCTTAAACAAGATGATGCTTTATCTTTGAGCTCACCCTGGAGG GGCTGGGAGGATATCATTGTCAAGCAAGATCAGTCCGATGAGAACCCACCAGAGATGAAAATATCTCTTCCATCCATGCCTTCTCTGTATATCATCTCATTTCTATTTAGAGCCTGTGAAGAAGTTCATAGAGTTGGAGGTCATGTACTTGACAAGAAGATTTTGCATAAACTTGCATCAAGGCTACTGGAAAAG GTTACTGGAATCTTTGAGGACTTTCTTTCCACTGCAGAGAGTGGTGTTCATCAAGTGTCAGAAAAAGGAGTCTTGCAGGTTTTGTTAGATGTCAAATTTGCTACTGATGTTCTCTCTGGTGGTGATTCAAACATGGTTGGGGAATTATCTAGTAACCCAAAAGCAAAGCTACCTGGCAGAAAGAAGCATGACCAAAGTTTGACAAACTCAGCCATTAGAGAACGTTCAAATCAATTGTTAAATCGTCTTTCTCAGAAACTGGATCCCATAGACTGGCTTAC gTATGAGCCATATCTCTGGGAGAATGAGAGACAGTCTTACCTACGACATGCTGTTCTCTTTGGTTTCTTTGTGCAACTCAACCGTATGTACACAGATACTGTTCAGAAACTGCCTACTAATTCAGAATCTAATATTCTGAGGTGTTCTACAGTTCCCCGATTTAAATACCTCCCCATCAG TGCTCCAGCATTGTCCTCTAGAGGGACAAAGAAGGCATTTACTCCATCATCAAATGAAATCGCTTTGAGAAGTTCATGGAATTCAATTACAAATGGAGATCTTTCTCAAAAGATAAATTTGGATGACAGTTCAAGTCTGGGGGTGGCAGCACCCTTACTGAAGTCTTTTATGCAG gTTGGAAGCAGGTTCGGGGAGAGTACTTTTAAACTGGGATCCATACTAACTGATGGTCAAGTTGGCATATTTAAGGATAGATCTGCAGCTGCCATGTCCTCATTTGGAGATATTCTACCTGCTCATGCAGCTGGTCTTCTTTCATCTTTTACAGCTCCCAGATCAGATTCATAA